In one Streptomyces sp. T12 genomic region, the following are encoded:
- a CDS encoding RICIN domain-containing protein → MSSGRLSRRTLLGAAGAAVAATALPVTPALSRLLAEAAAADPQTNLEKLVNMRFGMFNHFSLGTFTNEEWAAPNQNPALFAPTAVDCAQWAAAAAAAKMSYGILTTKHHDGFALWPSAYGTQNVANSSYKQDVVKAYCDAFRAKGLRVGFYYSIWDRTFGVEAWESRHKVSGLEITDAIQPSDMTFMLGQITELLTNYGTIDMFITDGYGWQMGQQAVSYQRIREHVKSLQPDIVMIDHGALSVPFLGDAIYFEEPLGVSAPAGNTYAATQGQTISNGWFWHPHTPTQDPMSKDAILSHLADLEPKYTSFILNCPPNRNGRLDTNIVNRLAEVGAAWSPDTSRPPLPTQMPRAEHPVTPVSAYATAFRSGEGPLNAIDGLSDRGYETCWSTWGLSSALPHSITIDLGGVWSNVSTLEYLPKQWNRSNTTDGDITSYTISTSTDGTNFTQVATGTWTGNQATKVAEWPARNVGFVRIQANAATGGYANMGGVRIGGRTAKPALVSRVLPGNGTVYRIVNRKSGKVADVFNFGTANGTNIQQWPWLNNTAQKWTFASTGDGYYEIKNVNSGKLMEVAGLSRVEGGNVAIYGDNNVPQQHWAVTPTGDGYYYLTNRFSGLSLNVDGGSTADGANINQSTYNRAPEKQWQIIAV, encoded by the coding sequence ATGTCGTCAGGAAGACTGTCCCGTCGCACGCTGCTGGGCGCCGCGGGCGCCGCTGTGGCCGCGACCGCGCTGCCCGTGACCCCCGCGTTGTCGCGCCTGCTGGCGGAGGCGGCCGCCGCAGACCCCCAGACCAACCTGGAAAAGCTGGTGAACATGCGGTTCGGCATGTTCAACCACTTCAGCCTGGGCACGTTCACCAATGAGGAGTGGGCCGCCCCGAACCAGAACCCTGCTCTGTTCGCGCCCACGGCCGTGGACTGTGCCCAGTGGGCTGCCGCCGCCGCGGCGGCGAAGATGAGTTACGGCATCCTGACGACCAAGCACCACGATGGCTTCGCCCTGTGGCCGAGCGCCTACGGCACCCAGAACGTCGCGAACAGCTCCTACAAGCAGGACGTGGTGAAGGCGTATTGCGACGCCTTCCGGGCGAAGGGGCTGAGGGTCGGGTTCTACTACTCGATATGGGATCGCACCTTCGGCGTCGAGGCGTGGGAGAGCCGGCACAAGGTGTCCGGTCTCGAGATCACCGATGCCATCCAGCCCAGCGACATGACCTTCATGCTCGGTCAGATCACCGAGCTGCTCACCAACTACGGCACCATCGACATGTTCATCACGGATGGTTACGGGTGGCAGATGGGGCAGCAGGCCGTCTCCTACCAGCGAATCCGGGAGCACGTGAAGTCGCTCCAGCCGGACATCGTCATGATCGACCACGGTGCTCTGTCGGTGCCGTTCCTCGGCGACGCGATCTACTTCGAGGAGCCGCTGGGCGTCTCGGCGCCGGCCGGGAACACCTACGCGGCCACACAGGGACAGACGATCAGCAACGGCTGGTTCTGGCATCCGCACACGCCGACCCAGGACCCGATGAGCAAGGACGCGATCCTGTCCCACCTGGCCGACCTGGAACCGAAGTACACCTCGTTCATCCTCAACTGCCCGCCCAACCGCAACGGCAGGCTCGACACCAACATCGTCAACCGACTCGCCGAAGTCGGCGCGGCCTGGAGCCCCGACACCTCAAGGCCGCCACTGCCGACGCAGATGCCGCGCGCCGAGCACCCCGTCACACCGGTCAGCGCCTACGCGACCGCATTCCGCTCCGGCGAGGGACCGCTCAACGCCATCGACGGGCTGAGCGACAGGGGCTACGAGACCTGCTGGTCGACGTGGGGACTGTCCTCGGCCCTGCCCCACTCGATCACGATCGACCTGGGCGGGGTGTGGAGCAACGTCTCCACCCTGGAGTACCTGCCCAAGCAGTGGAACCGCAGCAACACCACCGACGGCGACATCACCTCGTACACCATCTCCACCAGCACCGACGGCACGAACTTCACCCAGGTCGCCACCGGCACCTGGACCGGAAACCAGGCCACCAAGGTGGCCGAATGGCCCGCCCGGAACGTGGGCTTCGTACGGATCCAGGCCAACGCGGCCACCGGCGGTTACGCCAACATGGGCGGCGTCAGGATCGGCGGCCGGACGGCCAAGCCGGCCCTGGTGTCGAGAGTCCTGCCGGGCAACGGCACGGTCTACCGCATCGTCAACCGCAAGAGCGGCAAAGTCGCCGACGTGTTCAACTTCGGCACCGCCAACGGCACCAACATCCAGCAGTGGCCGTGGCTGAACAACACCGCCCAGAAGTGGACCTTCGCCTCCACGGGAGACGGCTACTACGAGATCAAGAACGTGAACAGCGGCAAGCTGATGGAGGTGGCCGGCCTGTCGCGGGTGGAGGGCGGGAACGTCGCCATCTACGGGGACAACAACGTTCCCCAGCAGCACTGGGCGGTCACGCCGACCGGCGACGGCTACTACTACCTCACCAACCGGTTCAGCGGACTGTCGCTCAACGTCGACGGAGGCTCGACCGCCGACGGGGCCAACATCAACCAGTCCACGTACAACCGCGCGCCTGAGAAGCAGTGGCAGATCATCGCCGTCTGA
- a CDS encoding PIN domain-containing protein — protein sequence MTFSMLRGDAEQYGWDQAAAAGLIAACPITELEFFYSARSAADRAQGIEDIRLLFGRVPVDDRAYDRAWQVHEVLTQRGKHRSAGAVDLVLAATAELHGLTLLHRDRDFECIAAVTGQALQWYGPDAGK from the coding sequence ATGACCTTCAGCATGCTGCGCGGCGACGCCGAGCAGTACGGATGGGACCAGGCGGCAGCCGCCGGGCTCATCGCCGCCTGCCCCATCACCGAGCTGGAGTTCTTCTACAGCGCACGTTCCGCCGCCGACCGCGCACAAGGCATCGAAGACATCCGCCTGCTCTTCGGCCGGGTGCCGGTCGACGACCGCGCCTACGACCGCGCCTGGCAGGTCCACGAGGTCCTCACCCAACGCGGAAAGCACCGCAGCGCCGGAGCCGTCGACCTCGTGCTGGCCGCCACGGCCGAGCTGCACGGGCTCACTCTGCTGCACCGCGACCGGGACTTCGAGTGCATCGCCGCCGTCACCGGCCAGGCGCTCCAGTGGTACGGACCCGATGCCGGCAAATGA
- a CDS encoding glycoside hydrolase family 43 protein: MSALHARLSAILLTVCLLLTSQALITPNRAAAADPGYLMLHFTGEGSTGQQMYLSHSADGLHWNDLNGGAPILRSTIGTKGVRDPALVRSPDGSKYWIIATDLCWGCGSTVDGSINNGSRNLVVWESTDLVNWSEPWLLNVAGAIPDGRNAWAPEAIFNPETNDYVLYWATNVPLDGKTKHRIFYARTKDFRSITTPQIYIDRPGAQELIDTQIVEVPAGVGNYRYVRASGDGQITLEGSNSILGTWTNLGNLSGIGLTGAQVEGPMWMKFRDRNEWTLYLDQYASRGGYMPVTTTNPSNPGSYNLPASGSYNLGGTKKRHGSILPLTAAEETRVLARWASTPAKRLQSFNFQDRYVRHANFDVRIDQNITGPDAQFRLQPGLAGSGTTSFESVNYPGYFLRHANNDFQLVRNDGTAQFAADATFRQVAGLADSSWSSFQSYNHPDRYIRHFAYQLRLDTITTATARGDATFRVTN, encoded by the coding sequence ATGTCCGCGCTTCACGCCCGGCTGTCGGCGATATTGCTCACCGTATGTCTGCTCCTCACATCCCAAGCCTTGATCACACCGAACCGGGCGGCCGCTGCCGACCCGGGCTACCTGATGCTGCACTTCACCGGCGAGGGGTCGACCGGTCAGCAGATGTACCTCTCGCACAGCGCGGACGGTCTGCACTGGAACGACCTCAACGGCGGGGCGCCGATCCTGCGCTCCACGATCGGCACCAAGGGGGTGCGTGACCCCGCACTGGTGAGATCCCCCGACGGCAGCAAGTACTGGATCATCGCGACCGACCTGTGCTGGGGCTGCGGGTCGACCGTGGACGGCTCCATCAACAACGGCAGCCGCAACCTCGTGGTGTGGGAGTCGACGGACCTGGTCAACTGGTCGGAGCCGTGGCTGCTCAACGTCGCCGGCGCGATCCCCGACGGCCGCAACGCCTGGGCCCCGGAGGCGATCTTCAACCCCGAGACAAACGACTACGTCCTGTACTGGGCGACGAACGTGCCCCTCGACGGCAAGACGAAGCACCGCATCTTCTACGCCCGGACCAAGGACTTCCGCTCCATCACCACCCCGCAGATCTACATCGACCGCCCCGGCGCCCAGGAGCTCATCGACACCCAGATCGTCGAGGTGCCGGCCGGCGTCGGCAACTACCGCTACGTACGCGCCTCCGGCGACGGCCAGATCACCCTCGAAGGCAGCAACTCGATCCTGGGGACGTGGACCAACCTCGGCAACCTCTCCGGCATCGGCCTGACCGGCGCCCAGGTCGAGGGCCCGATGTGGATGAAGTTCCGCGACCGCAACGAGTGGACCCTGTACCTCGACCAGTACGCCTCCCGTGGCGGGTACATGCCGGTCACCACGACCAACCCGTCCAACCCCGGCAGCTACAACCTCCCGGCATCGGGAAGCTACAACCTGGGCGGCACCAAGAAGCGCCACGGCTCGATCCTGCCCCTGACGGCCGCCGAGGAGACCCGTGTGCTCGCCCGCTGGGCCAGCACCCCGGCCAAGCGGCTCCAGTCGTTCAACTTCCAGGACCGGTACGTGCGGCACGCCAACTTCGACGTGCGCATCGACCAGAACATCACCGGCCCGGATGCACAGTTCCGGCTGCAGCCCGGTCTGGCCGGCAGCGGCACCACCTCCTTCGAGTCGGTGAACTACCCCGGCTACTTCCTGCGGCACGCCAACAACGACTTCCAGCTGGTCCGCAACGACGGCACCGCCCAGTTCGCCGCGGACGCCACCTTCCGCCAGGTCGCCGGCCTCGCCGACTCGAGCTGGTCCTCCTTCCAGTCGTACAACCACCCCGACCGCTACATCCGGCACTTCGCGTACCAGCTCCGCCTCGACACCATCACCACCGCGACAGCACGCGGTGACGCCACCTTCCGCGTGACGAACTGA
- a CDS encoding SMI1/KNR4 family protein: MGAMVWRGVRERVEILARADKAREVFGAWDKYGGTGHRFKLADPLSEASVAEAEAQWGVSLPADYRAFLLEVGAGGAGPFYGLTTLSRTDAGWLWSDPGGGTAHERLRFPFPDAEESVRAQVEHERKEPVESHFEDEAVFDAAYRAWLGEDEKLSDWFLSGAVCLSHEGCGYFDWLVVSGPQCGQVWLDERAGDGRFSPLGRVGFAEWYLDWVEKTEALVRRGR; this comes from the coding sequence ATGGGGGCGATGGTCTGGAGGGGTGTCCGAGAGCGGGTGGAGATTCTGGCCCGTGCTGACAAGGCGCGGGAGGTCTTCGGCGCGTGGGACAAGTACGGGGGAACTGGTCACCGCTTCAAGCTTGCTGATCCGCTCTCGGAGGCGAGTGTCGCCGAGGCAGAGGCTCAGTGGGGCGTCTCGCTGCCCGCGGACTACCGGGCTTTTCTGCTCGAAGTCGGGGCCGGCGGCGCCGGACCCTTCTATGGACTCACGACCCTGTCCCGCACAGATGCCGGGTGGCTGTGGAGTGACCCCGGCGGCGGTACCGCCCACGAGCGGCTGCGCTTCCCCTTCCCGGATGCGGAGGAAAGCGTGCGTGCTCAAGTCGAGCATGAGCGCAAGGAGCCCGTCGAGTCACATTTCGAGGACGAAGCTGTCTTCGACGCGGCGTACCGCGCCTGGTTGGGGGAGGACGAGAAGCTGTCCGACTGGTTCTTGTCCGGCGCTGTGTGCCTCAGCCACGAAGGGTGCGGCTACTTCGACTGGCTGGTCGTCTCTGGCCCACAGTGCGGGCAAGTGTGGCTCGACGAGCGTGCAGGGGACGGACGGTTCAGTCCCCTCGGGCGGGTCGGATTCGCTGAGTGGTACCTCGACTGGGTCGAGAAGACTGAGGCTCTCGTGCGGCGTGGCCGCTAG
- a CDS encoding glycoside hydrolase family 97 protein: protein MRLLQRSGVRVAGTAAAVLAVTGSVTAVPASAATPGNWTSVQPGVAQTGCDGVRATVALDANGALSLGATWNCRQALIPAPIGLVTSQADYTTGLEFVSRTDSPISYNYQVMAGKSRVRARSATETRLVFAKGSAQMTVHVRTSAEGLALRYEMPSGATVLREATSFELPTDAQLSRQVFSPDHERGYATSTVADVATGSYDMGMFAQHTNGARVLLAESGVDGNYSGGSFTHTQGTGRFTVALADAQIARSGAFTTAWRTAAIGSTATVVESTLVDDVAPASKISDTSWIKPGVAAWPWLDGMVATQRDLTKLKQWADYASSQGWPYLLVDDGWKANQAIIPELVTYARDRGVRIMLWYHWQDLDTAAEREAEFTKITGWGVVGVKMDFMGSETRARQQWYDAALADTARYKLMVDLHGSRLSVGVHRTWPHVLTSEAVRGEEYPGGRDIGHVAAIPFTRGALGPADYSPMSFQQRNPNSDAAELALAVLLDSGIMLPGSRIPDYQARPEAQRWLRMLPTVWDETKYVSGDPNSGGVIARRNGDRWFVGAFRRGAAATITYPTTFLGTGTWHAEITTDGSAGLTRTSKVIQAGDTLSVPAVAGGGHVVRLTKVPAIPTGNRTVTVAGSSHVLDVKSRSLANDAEIIRWPSNGGTNQRFAFVPLGDGYTRIVNQASGKDVVIRYASRDAGAKAVQYPYEANANTNDEWLAEDAGNGRIRLLNRHSGLYLTAGNAQGDQLEQRPFDGADHQMFTVT, encoded by the coding sequence ATGAGACTCCTCCAACGAAGCGGGGTTCGAGTCGCCGGTACGGCCGCCGCCGTCCTCGCCGTCACAGGCTCGGTCACTGCGGTGCCCGCATCCGCCGCCACGCCGGGGAACTGGACCTCGGTGCAGCCCGGTGTCGCACAGACCGGCTGTGACGGGGTGCGCGCCACCGTGGCGCTGGACGCGAACGGCGCCCTCTCGCTCGGCGCGACCTGGAACTGCCGCCAGGCCCTGATACCCGCTCCGATCGGGCTGGTGACCAGCCAGGCCGACTACACCACCGGACTGGAGTTCGTCAGCCGCACCGATTCGCCCATCTCGTACAACTACCAGGTCATGGCGGGGAAGTCCCGCGTCCGGGCGCGGTCCGCGACCGAGACGAGACTGGTCTTCGCCAAGGGCTCCGCCCAGATGACCGTGCACGTCCGCACGTCCGCGGAGGGGCTGGCGCTGCGCTACGAGATGCCGTCGGGCGCGACGGTGCTGCGCGAGGCGACCTCGTTCGAACTGCCGACTGACGCCCAGCTGTCCCGGCAGGTGTTCAGTCCCGATCACGAGAGGGGTTACGCGACCTCTACGGTCGCCGACGTGGCGACGGGCTCCTACGACATGGGCATGTTCGCCCAGCACACCAACGGCGCGCGGGTGCTGCTCGCCGAGTCCGGTGTGGACGGCAACTATTCGGGTGGCTCGTTCACCCACACTCAGGGCACCGGCCGGTTCACCGTGGCGCTGGCCGACGCTCAGATCGCGCGGTCCGGCGCGTTCACCACAGCGTGGCGCACTGCCGCCATCGGCAGCACGGCGACGGTCGTGGAGTCCACGCTGGTCGACGACGTCGCGCCCGCGTCGAAGATCTCCGACACCTCGTGGATCAAGCCGGGTGTCGCCGCGTGGCCGTGGCTGGACGGCATGGTCGCCACGCAGCGTGACCTGACCAAGCTCAAGCAGTGGGCCGACTACGCCTCCTCGCAGGGCTGGCCCTACCTCCTGGTGGACGACGGGTGGAAAGCCAACCAGGCGATCATTCCCGAGCTCGTGACCTACGCCCGGGACCGCGGCGTGCGGATCATGCTCTGGTATCACTGGCAGGACCTGGACACCGCCGCCGAGCGGGAGGCTGAGTTCACCAAGATCACCGGGTGGGGTGTCGTCGGCGTCAAGATGGACTTCATGGGTTCAGAGACCCGGGCCCGTCAGCAGTGGTACGACGCGGCCCTGGCCGACACGGCCCGGTACAAGCTGATGGTCGACCTGCACGGCTCGCGCCTGTCCGTCGGTGTCCACCGCACCTGGCCGCACGTGCTGACCAGCGAGGCCGTCCGGGGCGAGGAATACCCCGGAGGCCGGGACATCGGACACGTGGCCGCGATCCCGTTCACTCGCGGCGCACTCGGCCCGGCCGACTACTCGCCGATGAGCTTCCAGCAGCGCAACCCGAACAGCGACGCCGCCGAACTCGCCCTCGCCGTACTCCTGGACAGCGGCATCATGCTGCCCGGCAGCCGCATCCCGGACTACCAGGCCCGACCCGAGGCACAGCGGTGGCTGCGCATGCTGCCGACCGTGTGGGACGAGACGAAGTACGTCTCGGGCGACCCGAACTCCGGAGGGGTCATCGCCCGCCGCAACGGCGACCGGTGGTTCGTCGGCGCGTTCAGGCGCGGCGCCGCCGCCACCATCACCTACCCGACCACGTTCCTCGGCACCGGTACCTGGCACGCGGAGATCACCACCGACGGCTCCGCAGGCCTGACCCGCACCAGCAAGGTCATCCAGGCCGGCGACACGCTCAGCGTTCCGGCAGTCGCGGGCGGCGGCCATGTGGTCAGGCTGACCAAGGTCCCGGCCATCCCGACCGGGAACCGCACGGTGACCGTCGCCGGCAGCAGCCACGTACTCGACGTGAAGAGCAGAAGCCTCGCGAACGACGCCGAGATCATCCGCTGGCCCAGCAACGGCGGCACCAACCAGCGCTTCGCCTTCGTGCCCCTCGGCGACGGATACACGCGGATCGTCAACCAGGCCAGTGGCAAGGACGTCGTCATCCGGTACGCGTCCCGCGACGCGGGAGCGAAGGCCGTCCAGTACCCGTACGAAGCCAACGCGAACACCAACGACGAATGGCTGGCGGAAGACGCGGGCAACGGCCGTATCCGGCTCCTCAACCGCCACAGCGGTCTCTACCTCACCGCGGGCAACGCCCAGGGCGACCAGTTGGAGCAACGCCCGTTCGACGGCGCCGACCACCAGATGTTCACCGTCACCTGA
- a CDS encoding FadR/GntR family transcriptional regulator: MSLTDKAIERIRELIRTGALPPGSKLPPEPDLAAQLGLSRNLAREAVKALAVARVLEVRRGDGTYVTSLQPSLLLEGLGGAVELLQGDSVALQDLMEVRRLLEPMATALAATRISDAQLAEVKRHLDAMREARDNVEQLNIHDAAFHRAVVSATGNETLLTLLEGISGRTLRARIWRGLVDDKAAGRTLAEHEAIFNALSTRDAALSQAAALLHVSNTEQWLREHLRSSEPLPSGTTARK, from the coding sequence ATGTCTCTGACGGACAAGGCAATCGAGCGGATCCGTGAACTGATCCGGACCGGTGCGCTGCCTCCGGGCTCGAAGCTCCCACCGGAGCCGGACCTGGCCGCCCAGCTGGGCCTGTCCCGCAACCTCGCCCGGGAAGCGGTCAAGGCACTGGCCGTAGCGCGGGTTCTGGAGGTCAGGCGCGGCGACGGAACGTATGTGACCAGCCTGCAGCCGAGCCTGCTCCTGGAGGGGCTGGGCGGCGCGGTGGAGCTGCTGCAGGGCGACTCGGTCGCCCTGCAAGACCTCATGGAGGTACGGCGGCTCCTCGAGCCGATGGCCACGGCTCTTGCCGCCACGCGGATCTCCGATGCCCAACTGGCCGAAGTGAAGCGGCACTTGGACGCCATGCGCGAGGCCCGCGACAACGTGGAACAGCTCAACATCCACGACGCCGCCTTCCACCGCGCCGTCGTCTCGGCCACAGGCAACGAGACCCTTCTCACCCTCCTGGAAGGGATCTCCGGCCGCACCCTGCGCGCCCGCATCTGGCGCGGTCTGGTCGACGACAAGGCCGCGGGTCGCACCCTCGCCGAGCACGAGGCGATCTTCAACGCGCTGTCCACCCGTGATGCCGCCCTCAGCCAGGCCGCCGCGCTGCTCCATGTGAGCAACACCGAGCAGTGGCTGAGGGAACACCTGCGTTCGAGCGAACCTCTCCCCTCCGGGACGACAGCGCGGAAGTGA
- a CDS encoding AbfB domain-containing protein, translated as MDPVTVGTALPTNTTRSLRSANFPGRYAVVRSDGRGYLDPVTSSSATAVKQSATFTVVPGLADSKCYSFHDASGRYLRHKDLRIRFDASNGTTLFNKDATYCARPGATAGSVSLESYNYPGRYLRHYFYELRIDHYQDNATFRADSSFTAVSPWA; from the coding sequence ATCGACCCGGTCACCGTCGGCACGGCCCTACCGACCAACACCACCCGCTCGCTCCGATCGGCCAACTTCCCCGGCCGCTACGCCGTCGTGCGCTCGGACGGCCGCGGCTACCTCGACCCGGTGACGTCCTCCAGCGCCACGGCGGTCAAGCAGAGCGCCACCTTCACCGTCGTCCCCGGCCTGGCCGACTCCAAGTGCTACTCGTTCCATGACGCGTCCGGCCGCTACCTGCGCCACAAGGACCTCCGGATCCGCTTCGACGCGAGCAACGGCACGACGCTCTTCAACAAGGACGCCACGTACTGCGCGCGTCCGGGCGCGACCGCCGGCTCGGTCAGCCTGGAGTCGTACAACTACCCCGGCCGCTACCTCCGCCACTACTTCTACGAGCTGCGCATCGACCACTACCAGGACAACGCCACCTTCCGCGCCGACAGTTCCTTCACGGCGGTCAGCCCCTGGGCCTGA